The uncultured Paludibaculum sp. sequence GGCCGGGCGGCCACCGCTCGGCTCGGTCCGCGATGTGGCGCCGCCCGGCTGCCCGCATCCCGTTTACCGCTCCGGCTACGCCGTGGCATTACCCATTCCCTGGCCGGTGACCGCATGAAGAACTACCGCCTCACCGTGTTGACGCCTCTCCTGGTCGGCGACGGCCAGAAGCTATCGCCCATTGACTATATGGTCTGGAAAGATCAGGTCAATGTGCTCGACCAGCGCCGCATTTTCCGGTTGCTGGCCAAAGGACCGCGTCTCGACACTTATCTAAACCAGATCCGCAAGGCAGAGCGGCTCGACTTCGCCAGCTGGGGCGGCTACGCGCAGAACTACGCCACCCGCCGCATTCCGTTCGAGCACCCCTCCTGCGCCCTCTACTACGCGCGGACCTCGCCCGAGCACCTCTTCATCCCAACGTTCGCCGGCACGCCAACCGGCGGCATTTACGTGCCCGCAACGGCTATCAAGGGCCCGCTGCGGACCGCGTTCCTGATCGATCGCGCCAGCGAAGGCCAGTGGAAGGATTTCTCCGGTCGTCTGGCCGCGCTCGAGCGCACCCCGCGTTCGCCCGCCGAGGGACTCGAGACGTCCACACTGGGCGCCTCAGGGATCAGCCGGACCCGTCCGATGATGATCGCCGATACGGTCAGCCTACCGCCCGGCGGTGCCACCCGCGTCTATCTGATCCGGACGTCGACGATCCTTCAGCGTGGAAACAAACTAGAACTTGGCTGG is a genomic window containing:
- a CDS encoding RAMP superfamily CRISPR-associated protein — translated: MKNYRLTVLTPLLVGDGQKLSPIDYMVWKDQVNVLDQRRIFRLLAKGPRLDTYLNQIRKAERLDFASWGGYAQNYATRRIPFEHPSCALYYARTSPEHLFIPTFAGTPTGGIYVPATAIKGPLRTAFLIDRASEGQWKDFSGRLAALERTPRSPAEGLETSTLGASGISRTRPMMIADTVSLPPGGATRVYLIRTSTILQRGNKLELGWKMSPRGAVEARRPTDSTPMFAEMAVPGTVFQGTYQDSPAMASPEMLRALRWKEPAGARRFAQAANAAAAKLLETQRKYAETTGLTGVLQSLEQLSQRLAQMQESNASCLVCLGWGTGFLSKSASIDVDADPFRQILRSLPFYSQPLRSGLPFPKTRRVVFVNDQPAALPGWAELAFETTGNHTEN